Proteins encoded in a region of the Candidatus Woesearchaeota archaeon genome:
- a CDS encoding ArsR family transcriptional regulator, with product MGQFEVFSFLHKADGWFTSREIAEQLGASLGSVTMSLKKLRESNLIDCRSGPKQNSYVYRGLCGSAAKKKP from the coding sequence ATCGGCCAATTTGAAGTGTTTAGCTTCTTGCACAAGGCTGACGGGTGGTTCACGTCAAGAGAGATTGCCGAGCAGCTGGGCGCGAGTTTGGGTTCTGTTACCATGTCGCTCAAAAAGCTTCGTGAGAGCAACCTTATTGACTGTAGGAGCGGCCCAAAGCAGAACAGTTATGTTTATCGAGGGCTTTGCGGCTCAGCGGCGAAAAAAAAGCCATGA